Within Gallaecimonas pentaromativorans, the genomic segment ACAGTTGCAGGTTGGGGGTGGCGGACCACTTGGCGATAAAGTCCCACTGCAGGTGCGAGTCGGCGTAGAGGTCGTAACGGCTGTCGGTGACATCGTCCACTTCCAGCAGGTATTTGGACTGGTAGGCGCCAGAGATGCGCAGCGACAGGGTGCCGTCGTCGTAGCCCAGGGCCAGATTGGCGGTCTTGTCGGATTGGCTGGGGAAGGGCAGGTCGCGGCTGCCGCTGTCCCAGCTTAAGGTGGCGGTGGAGTCGGTCCAGGTGCCGTTGGCCGAGAAAATAAGGTGGTTGAAGGGCGCCGGCAGGCTGTCAAAGCGGGTCACGAAGTTAAGCTCGACCCCGTACAAGTCGGCGCTGTTGCCGTTGATGTAGGTCAGGGCCTGGTCGTAGTCCTCAAAGCCGGCAGAACCGGCCAAGTCGGCCCGGTAGATGAAGTGTTTGATGTCCTTGTAGAAGGCGCCGATGCTGGCCACGCCAATATCGCCGCTGTAGTGCTCAAGGCTTAAGTCGTAGTTGGCGCTGGTCATGGAGCGAAGCTCGGGGTTGCCGAATTCGGCTTCAAAATCGCCGGCGTCCCCTTCGCGGTAGAGGCCGGGTGCCAACTGGTCATAGGTGGGGCGCACAAAGGAGTTGGAGTAGGCGGCCCGCACCAGGGTGTCGTCGTCCAGGTTGTATTTGAGGTTCAGCGACGGCAACCAGCGGTCTTCGTCCTTGTGGTACTGGCTGACGGTGGCGGCGTCGTCCTGGTCTTCAAAGATGCTGTAGCCACGGGTGTCGCGGCGGGTCTTCTCATAGCGAAGGCCGCCTACTAGCAGTAAGTCGTCCCAGCGACTGGTGGCCATCAGGTAGGCCGCTTTGTTGTCTTCCTTGACGTGGTAGTCGTTGATCAAGGAATCCACGTCGTCGCGGTAGTCGGCTCTGTCGTAGCCGCTGATGGCGGCCAGAATGGCGCTGGTGCTGATGGTGGGTCCGAAGGGCGCCAGGCCGTAGTCGGCGTTGGCGCCAGCGTAATCGGCGAGGGTGTCTGGGATGGCCAGCTTTTTGTAGGTGAAGGTGTCTTCGTCCATGTCCTTCTTGCGCTCACCGAGCTTGATGCCGCCCTGGATATCCAGGGTGCTGGCGCCCAAATCCAGGTGGCGGGTCAAATCGGCCCTGACGCTGCGGTTATGGTCGGTGGCGTCGTGCTGGTACATCTCGATTTTGCCGAGCTGGTAATTGGCGGCGTCCAGCAGGCTGTCATCGCCCTCGAATACCGGCTTATCGCCGCTGGCGTAATGGATATTGCCGCTGTATTCGAACTTGGCGGCCTTGACCCCAAAGGGCAGCTCTTCTTCGGCGCTGCTGGTGGAAAGCTGGTATTTGAGGGTCCAGTCCTGCCAGTTGGACTTACCGCCGACGCTCAAGGATTTAATGAACTGGTCTTCGACGCGGTCTTTAAGGGCGCGGGTCAGGTCGGCCGGGCCGTCCACCCCCGGCTCGGCGGCATCTTCCCACTCGGCGCTGTAGGACTGGCGGGTCTCGTGGTCCTTGAACTGGGAGTAGAGGCCGCGCAG encodes:
- a CDS encoding TonB-dependent receptor, producing MKKAPLFAVTALALCAQAWADGRIQGQLQDGAGQKLIGATIHLENSPYRTQTGPEGRFVLPSVREGQYQLLIQYPGLASETRTIDVQDEHTLELPLTLAAKVERITVVGQVASLGRALNIQKNADNIVTVASADGIGQYPDDNATEALQRLPGISIERDQGEGRFVRIRGLAPDLNTVTYNGANIPAPESGRRAVALDVIPSDLLGTLEVAKSLTPEMDANTLGGNVEMKSLTAFDHDGRFFSFTAEGSYNKLRDKTSPKASAAWSDTFDLGSQVDALGIALAASYYDRKFGSDNVETGGAWDGALLEETDMRDYSISRKRKGLAANIDYRPSDNHQFYLRGLYSQFKDHETRQSYSAEWEDAAEPGVDGPADLTRALKDRVEDQFIKSLSVGGKSNWQDWTLKYQLSTSSAEEELPFGVKAAKFEYSGNIHYASGDKPVFEGDDSLLDAANYQLGKIEMYQHDATDHNRSVRADLTRHLDLGASTLDIQGGIKLGERKKDMDEDTFTYKKLAIPDTLADYAGANADYGLAPFGPTISTSAILAAISGYDRADYRDDVDSLINDYHVKEDNKAAYLMATSRWDDLLLVGGLRYEKTRRDTRGYSIFEDQDDAATVSQYHKDEDRWLPSLNLKYNLDDDTLVRAAYSNSFVRPTYDQLAPGLYREGDAGDFEAEFGNPELRSMTSANYDLSLEHYSGDIGVASIGAFYKDIKHFIYRADLAGSAGFEDYDQALTYINGNSADLYGVELNFVTRFDSLPAPFNHLIFSANGTWTDSTATLSWDSGSRDLPFPSQSDKTANLALGYDDGTLSLRISGAYQSKYLLEVDDVTDSRYDLYADSHLQWDFIAKWSATPNLQLSFKALNLNDEPYYVYTGRSALNAQYETYGRSFQLGLQYHAF